In Brienomyrus brachyistius isolate T26 chromosome 14, BBRACH_0.4, whole genome shotgun sequence, the following proteins share a genomic window:
- the foxa2 gene encoding forkhead box protein A2, translated as MLGAVKMEGHEHTDWSSYYGEPECYTSVGNMNTGLGMNSMNTYMSMSGMSTSTNMTANSMNMSYVNTGMSPSMTGMSPGAGAMNGMGTGMAGMSAALSPNMSPMTAPPPSMNALTSYTNMNAMSPMYGQSNINRSRDPKTYRRSYTHAKPPYSYISLITMAIQQSPNKMLTLSEIYQWIMDLFPFYRQNQQRWQNSIRHSLSFNDCFLKVPRSPDKPGKGSFWTLHPDSGNMFENGCYLRRQKRFKCEKKLCKESGRKTSEGGSNSSSESCNGNESPHSSSPSNEQKRSMSDMKSSQSLSPEHAASPNSQAQHLMSQHHSVLAHEAHLKPEHHFSFNHPFSINNLMSSEQQHHKMDLKTYEQAMHYSGYGSPMPGPLSMGSMASKAGLDSSSIPNDTSYYQGVYSRPIMNSS; from the exons ATGCTTGGTGCAGTTAAAATGGAAGGACACGAACATACAGACTGGAGCAGCTATTACGGGGAGCCCGAG TGTTACACCTCCGTTGGCAACATGAACACCGGACTGGGAATGAATTCCATGAACACTTACATGAGCATGTCAGGAATGAGCACTTCGACTAACATGACAGCTAATAGCATGAACATGTCTTACGTAAACACCGGCATGAGCCCTTCTATGACGGGAATGTCGCCGGGCGCCGGGGCCATGAACGGCATGGGAACGGGCATGGCAGGTATGAGCGCGGCGCTCAGCCCCAATATGAGCCCAATGACGGCGCCGCCGCCGTCCATGAACGCCTTGACgtcttacaccaacatgaacgcGATGAGCCCCATGTATGGACAGTCTAACATAAACAGATCCCGGGACCCGAAGACGTACCGGCGAAGTTACACCCACGCCAAGCCGCCGTATTCTTACATCTCTCTGATTACCATGGCTATCCAGCAGTCGCCTAATAAAATGCTTACATTAAGCGAGATCTACCAATGGATCATGGACCTTTTCCCGTTTTACCGTCAGAACCAGCAGCGCTGGCAGAATTCTATTCGTCATTCATTATCTTTCAATGATTGTTTTCTTAAAGTTCCTCGATCCCCGGATAAGCCTGGCAAAGGCTCTTTCTGGACCCTTCATCCCGACTCGGGAAACATGTTTGAAAACGGCTGCTACCTGAGGCGTCAAAAGCGCTTCAAATGCGAGAAAAAGCTTTGCAAAGAGTCCGGCAGAAAGACCTCGGAAGGCGGATCTAACAGTAGCTCCGAAAGCTGCAACGGCAACGAGTCCCCGCACTCCAGCTCACCCTCAAACGAGCAGAAAAGGTCCATGTCAGACATGAAATCCAGCCAGTCCCTGAGTCCCGAACATGCGGCGTCGCCGAACTCTCAGGCTCAGCATCTCATGTCTCAGCACCACTCGGTCCTCGCGCATGAAGCGCATCTAAAACCGGAACACCACTTTTCATTTAACCACCCGTTCTCTATCAACAATTTAATGTCTTCAGAACAGCAGCATCACAAAATGGACTTAAAGACTTACGAGCAGGCGATGCATTATTCCGGGTACGGTTCTCCCATGCCAGGGCCACTGTCCATGGGGTCAATGGCAAGCAAAGCGGGCTTAGATTCATCGTCAATACCCAATGACACGTCTTACTATCAAGGTGTGTATTCCAGACCAATCATGAACTCCTCTTAA